The Acipenser ruthenus chromosome 30, fAciRut3.2 maternal haplotype, whole genome shotgun sequence genome includes the window tatgtaatcacaagtaattaagccttgggtacaataacgttacaataccagtagatgtttgtattgatttattttggaaatgaggtgtatatctcaattattattattatttgtttatttagcagatgtctttatccaaggttacaagcctgtttttttaaccactggaccacacagcctcctattattattattattattattattattattattattattattattattattatttagtaatttggctgactttactcaagatgacttagaagtattaatcataatttgtgcaaaatagttaactacagatatgattaattttgtatgtgtataaaaaataacaaacacacaggctacaactagtagtgattcattttattatttatttgtttggcagacttacacaaggttacgtacatagtaaactaagaagaactgtaagaaattctggtgcacaaacttgtaatctgagttccttacagcgtgaagcagctctctagaaagtacacaccgtctggatcatagatatataTCTCTGGTCTGGAGGCTGTAACGggcgccattttggctcacacagagttcttatcatgcactaagtaagtgggaatttggatccaacatggcacatacggtcttcagtttcataacactcaacgattATCAGTCCACATTAGTAATGTTTTACTCACAGGTAAACTTGTTACTGTGGTTTATTTATTGGGAAATTTgttatgtaattaaaaaatcTTAGCAAGTTATTTTTGCCCATTGTCCCTAAACAAATGATTATTTTATTGGCAATATAAAAGCTAGAACATTTAAGCACTTAAATTGTGAatttaaataagaaacctaaaatgtttttttatggtttgttcttgtatagatttttttcattGTTCATAATTATAGTATCTTGAAAGTGAAACAAAAATGGTTTgcatataatgtttttttccagtcATACATTTAATGTAATGCTCTGTGGTAAATACAATAGCACATCCTCACTCAGACATCATTAAATTATCATGAAAAGGGAAACAAATGAAGGAAATGCTTGTTTCCATTTCCAATGCAATAATGGAAACCTCTGCTTTTCACTCTGCTGATCTCTGGTGTTTTCTATAAAGATGTTCTTTTGTTTCACTTGTAATCTGGTATGTGCTGAAACCTCCCTCTattcagagataaaaaaaaaagacaagggcTTTCGGGACAGCTTTGTTTACTGTCATTGTCTAAGAAATGAAAGAATATGTTGGTATCAGAATTATGTATATCAGAGGGGTAAACATTGACTTGCTTCATATgtcattcatttcttttttcacagcgccctttctattttatgttttttcttggttataaggaggctgtgtggtccagtggttaaagaaaagggcttgtaaaatGGAGgtccccggtacaaatcccacctcggccactgacatattgtgtgaccctgagcaagtcacttaacctccttgtgctccgtcttttgggtgagacgtaattgtaagtgactctgcagctgatgcatagttcacacaccctagtctctgtaagtcgccttggataaaggcatctgcgaaataaacaaataataataatgataaaatagTTATCTAAATCTGCATTTCCCTGTCTAAATGGGACTGAAAACCTTCCTAGTTCCATTCAAAAGcatgacaatgtgacctttcaattcTGCCAGCCCCCTCTTACATTACATGCATGAGGAGTGGGTGCAGCTGGCAGTTAAAGGGTCACAGGGATGCTGTTtggtcctggcacttaggattcttcagacaagctcaaagcaacttcaaaaccaggtaaagacagaatagttgcaaaccaaaaaaaaaatagtaagggAGATGCAAACATTGAAATTACATTTGAATGTACTTACTCATTCTCCGTATTTTGTGTGGCTTTTTAGCTTTATTACTGCTTCTAAGACCTATCATTATCAACACAACATAAAGATCGAACATAGCAAACACAGAATTAGAGAACTTAACTGCATACATTTAATAGTGTAACATTACAAGATCTTTTCAGCAAAAGGACTACAGTAAAGTCCAAGTCATGTTGTATACCCCTAAAAAGGGTAGTCAACTGTTTCAGCACCCTGGTCATCTCCTGGCTGCAGTCTGCTCGTGCTTCAGTCACATGCTCTGTATCTCACTGTTTCAGCACCCTGGTCAGCTCCTGGCTGCAGTCTGCTCGTGCTTCAGTCACATGCTCTGTATCTCACTGTTTCAGCACCCTGGTCATCTCCTGGCTGCAGTCTGCTCGTGCTTCAGTCACATGCTCTCTATCTCACTGTTTCAGCACCCTGGTCAGCACCTGGCTCTCAGGGTTGGGTGTCCGTGAGTggagaatgagagagaggagaaaataattaaaaataacagttGCTATTCATACTGgaaacaccagcatgatacttgtttggttgagtgttcgttttgttttgttgttctgtgtTTGCCTAGTTgctttgttaaaaccttttattttgtaataaacccCTGCCGCATTCCCTTCATTTCACTCGcattgctgtgtgtttcttccaggtctgatgtcacagggccccactatagatttggatgggattaaactgcctttcatttatttatatatatatatatatatatatatatatatatatatataagaacataagaacataagaaagtttacaaacgagaggaggctattcgacccatcttgctcatttggttgttagtagcttattgatcccagaatctcatcaagcaatatcttgaaggatcccagggtgtcagcttcaacaacattactggggagttggttccagactcccacaatgtgtaaaaaagtgcatcctattttctgttctgaatgcccctttatctaatctccatttgtggcccctggtATTTTTTGAGTTtgaaaaaaagtcccttgggtcaacattgtcaatacttctagaattttgaatgcttgaatcagatcgcagcatagtcttctttgttcaagactgaatagattacattcttttagcctgtctgcatatgacatgcctttcaaacccagagtaattctggtcactcttctttgcactctttctagagcagcaatgtcctttttgtagcgaggtgaccagaactggacacaatattctagatgaggtattactaatgcattgtaaagttttaacattacttcccttgatttaaattcaacatttttcactatATAGCCGTGCATTTTGTTggccttgtggcggagtgtcccgcccctatttattattatttgtatttttgtttgcggcgcggataaaagcgcagcgtcttttgttattgttttttatatttatattttaaaaaccctgTCCAGAGCCCACCAAATTCTATGCTcttttcatttgaatgcatttcaatataaattAATGGATTAATATTTGGCGAAGTGGAAATTTGATAGCGGGCGCAGAACACCAGGTGAACCCCATTCTTTATATATGGTGCATTTTTAGCAGCcactaaaatcagactttacagctGCTAAACACGACTGACGGCAGcatatgggggttttgcacccgcaaatcactttgcgcatAAGAATAATACTGGTCTTTAATTGAGAATATTGCAATGGACCGAGCTGAGTTAAAACCTTTAAAAACTAAGGAATGTGAtaaaaaatggaaaccaaataagaattggaaaccaaataacattaATGATAGTGAAAAAAGGCACTCATTTTATGCTTTTAAGGTAGTATAAATGTGCAAAAATTATTAGAAGTATTCATAAGTATCAAAAGGACAGACAAGTTAAATGAGGTTAAAGTTGGTTTATTCATGGTCTTGTTTCCAAAAGTTAGAAAGCTAGCCAGttgttaaaaacacatttctctcAACAAACAATTTTCTTGGTTATTTAACAAAACCCATCAAGATATTGTAGGGTCTACTATACCAGTGCCCCATTCTCTAATAACCAGGTACAGTAAAGGACTCCTCGGGTCTGCTGGCTTAACACTGAAACATGAacattgaaaaacagaaaacaggaaaaCCCCTGGCAATGAATTACAATTTCAAAAATAAGAATCTCATTAACACAATCAGTTTTACTGGTGCCACTGCAATTGTCatacttagaaaaaaaaatggacactCTGGGGTATAATTCTCAAAGgttgtttttttatcttttaaaataattatatatatatatatatatatatatatatatatatatatatatatatataaaaacaaaataaacaaacaactaaTAATTTTACAAATACAATACTTTAACCAAGCCTACACTGAAACAAGAGTCCCAAACCTCTAAGTGTTTCCAGAGGTTCCTGAACTTGTACTGATGTCAATGGAGGTTAAGAATCGGGATAAGACAATAGTGTATGGCTGCTTTAAAAAGAATAGTTTTATTTGAATCTTCAGAAACCTAGCACTTAAGTCTTCGTTGTAGATTTCAACCAAAAATGACTAAACTTGTTCCTCCACCATTACACCCTTGAGTGATATTTGAAAACCAAATGGATGCTTGTGAGAATCTCGAGAGGTTTGGGAAATACACAGGAAGATAGCTCAGAAGCAGAATAATCTTAGAGTCACAAGTACTGCTGTTATAGGGGAAGCGCCCCCCAGGTCGGGGCAAGGCTCTGGACGGCTCAGTTCAATAATTAAGGACATGGATGGTAGGTCCTGGAATGGAACTGAATTGAACAAAAGAGCCATAAATGAGAACCACTGATCATAGCTATCAGAACTGCTTTATGAACTCACAGGTTGAAGCATGTTCGCTAAAGGCACATTTTAGAATGGTCCCCGACTTCAAGTATTCTCAACAGTGTATACATGCAGAGAAATGCAGTACCACTTtaacaaaataatgacatttatGTGTTACCAGAGACAATCATTGGTCCAAAaccagatttaaaagaaaaaattaaaataatcttttcTGAGCGACATTAAACTTCAGATCTCAACCTGTCAAAAAGGCATCTATGTTTTTAACAATACAGTTTtcccaaaatatttaaattttaGAACAAGaaaaatatgcattaaaaaacaatacacaaaaaatCTCTTCAAACATATAATTCTAATAATATTTGCTTATATTAAATAGCTCTCTTTACTGTGCATGCTCTCAGCTGAAGTAGGTTAACACCACCATCTGTATCGGCTGTCTGCAGACCGGACATAACATATTGCGCTTCTTGAGATTCTTGGCGCAGGTGTAGCATGCCATGAGGTGGCCCGTCCTGCCGTGAACGATGCAGCCGTTCTTGGGCCGGCTCTGGCAGATGATGCAGGGCTCCACACTGCTCTGGGGGAGGCAGGGCTCCACGCTGCTCTGGGGGAGGCAGGGCTCCACGCTGCTCTGGGGGAGGCAGGGCTCCACGCTGCTCTGGGGGAGGCAGGGCTCCACGCTGCTCTGGGGGAGGCAGGGCTCCACGCTGCTCTGGGGGAGGCAGGGCTCCACGCTGCTCTGGGGGAGGCAGGGCTCCACGCTGCTCTGGGGGAGGCAGGGCTCCACGCTGCTCTGGGGGAGGCAGGGCTCCACGCTGCTCTGGGGGAGGCAGGGCTCCACGCTGCTCTGGGGGAGGCAGGGCTCCACGCTGCTCTGGGGGAGGAAGGGCTCCACGCTGCTCTGGGGGAGGAAGGGCTCCACGCTGCTCTGGGGGAGGCAGGGCTCCACGCTGCTCTGGGGGAGGCAGGGCTCCACGCTGCTCTGGGGGAGGCAGGGCTCCACGCTGCTCTGGGGGAGGCAGGGCTCCACGCTGCTCTGGGGGAGGCAGGGCTCCAGGCCGGGAAGAGGTGGGTTGAGTTCGTCGCACTTTGAGCACTTCCAGTaatcctaaaaataaaaaaaagaaagtttgcaaCGAATACAGTCTCTGCCAAGGATATAAAAGATACTTTACAGATGCCATGAAAACGTACTTGCGCCACTCCAACACCCCCCCCGTTATCACCGGAAGTGACTGATAACATGCTGGTGGCACTTTAAACATGACAACTTACTGATTCCGAAATTTCTGTGTCCTCATCAAAGGAGTCATCATCTTCAGCCTCGAAGATGGTGGCTTCGTAAACCTgtgaaagatacacaggtttgaGTTTCATCTTTCCCAATGGCATGCtgagtaattattattactgtgtagtccagtggttaaagaaacaggcttgtaattaggaggtccccggttcaaatcccacctcaaccactgactcattgtgtgaccctgagcaagtcacttaacctccttgtgctccatctttcgggtgagacgtagttgtaagtgactctgcagccgatgcatagttcacacaccctagtctctgtaagtcgccttggataaaggcgtctgctaaataaacaaataataacaataataataatattatttatttattagcagacggccttatccagggcgacttacaattgttacaagatatcacattatttttacatacaattacattattttttacatacagtgccttgcataagtattcaccacccttgaacttttccacattttgtagtgttacaacctggagttaaaatggatttaactgggatttttaccatttgatttacacaacactttgaagatgcaaaatattttttattgtgacacaaaagttaaacaaaaaaaaaagacatttgttggttgcataagtattcacccccgagtcaatacttggtagaagcacctttggcagcaattacagctgtgagtctttttgggtaagtctctaccagctttgcacatctggatcctgcaatttttgcccattcttcttggcaaatttgctcaagctctgtcaagctgGATGGtcaccgttggtgaacagcaattttcaagtcttgccacagattctcaatcggattgaggtctgggctttgactgggccattctaagacattcaggttcttgtttttaaaccactccagtgtagctttggctgtgtgtttagggtcattgtcctgctggaaggtgaacctccgccccagtcccaggtctcttgcagactgaaacaggttttcctctagaatttccctgtatttggctccatccatcttgccctcaatcctgaccattttcccagtccctgccgatgaaaagcatccccataacatgatgctgccaccaccatgcttcaccgtggggatggtgttctcagggtgatgagcagtgttggctttgcgccacacatagcattttgcgctatggccaaaaagttcaattttggtctcatcagaccacagaacctttttccacatgtttgctgtgtctcccacatgccttttggcaaaatccaaacaggatttgatatgttttttttttcagcaatggctttcttctcgccactcttccataaagcccagctttgtggagcgtccgggttatagttgtcccatggacggtttctcccatctcagctgttgatctctccagctccttcagagtcaccattggcctcttggttgcttctctgactaatgccctccttacctggtcactgagttttggtggacggccttctctaggcagagtcgcggttgtgccatattctttccattttttaataatggatttaacggtgctccaggggacgtttaaagtttgggatatttttttataacccaaccctgattggtgcttctccagaactttatcccggacttgttttgatagctccttggtcttcatgatgctgttttttttagatatgctctctaacaaactctggggccttccagaaacaggtgtatttaatctgagatcatgtgacactaatTGCAACAGGTgcactccattcaactaattatgtgacttctgaaggcaattggttgcaccagagcttatttaggggtgtcacagcaaagggggtgaatacttatgcaatcaagacttttcagttttttatttgtaaataattttgaaaaatatgtagattttcttccccacttcgacattatggactattttgtgcagatcagtgacaaaaaatcctaattaaatccattttaattgcaggttgtaacactacaaaatgtggaaaagtccaagggggcgaatacttatgcaagacactgtacaattacccatttacacagttgggtttttactggagcactctaggtaaagcaacttgctcaaggatacagcagcagtgtcccccacctgggactgaacccacgacactctggtcaagagtgcagagccctaaccactactccacactgctgccctggttaATGCCTGAATAATGCCCGATTAATGCTGTACTGAAAAGACGGAAAACCTCGTCATCTTCATCAGTCAGATCCTGCGCCTCTTCGTTCTGACTGTAAGTATCCGAGTGAACGGATTCCACTTCAAACTCCACACTGAAATGGTCCGAGTCGGAATCTTGGCTGAACCAAGTTTCGTCCGAGTCTTCGCTGCCGGAAACAATGTCAGCATCCTACAAGCATACAGAGAagattctttcaaaactacattggcttttggggggggtggggggtggggggtggggggggggggggggttcttagATACCTTGCCAGATAACCTGTAGAAAATAAGTGAATCACTTGACCATTAATACACAGAACCATACTGTCAAAGGGCTGGGATTGTTTAACACAGCTGCAAGTACATTTCTTATTCCAGTTGgttaactgtgtttttctttcttttcttatttatttatttaaattggcaaCAAACAAATCCAAGATTACAATTTTCCAATTCCCTTACAGGATTAGTGGGAGAATCCGAGGACGACTCACTGCTCCCGTGCTCCCGACACAATCCGCCAATCACACACCACGACAAGCTATCGTCAAAAGTGAGCGAGATGCTGTCAGATTTGTGCCTTTTCCTACGCCGCCCACTCTCCTCCTtctcatcattatcatcatctgCAGATGTGTTGTCTGTGAAGGAGATGTTGCAAAGTTCATTATTGCAAGCTTCCCACATGCAGACTTCACACTTCCTTATCCTCTGCAAGGCTGACAATTTGTCCactgtattgctcagatacgccccttttttttcggcagtctcactcggccattgaatggttttctctactttttccagagaaaaaaagattagagacctgtttttttatgatgtcggggtatatatatatatatatatatatatatatatatatatatatatatatatatatatatatatatatatatatatatacacacacacacacaaaaaacactctaCATGCCCATACCGGATTCGTTACTTTTCTGACTTCTCCTTCCAGCGGTATCTGGACTACATGCAGCACCATTCTCTTCATTGGAATCACAGCCAGATACCTAGAcaatatttcattaaaaacatttttttagaaatttgacttttttttaaccAACAAAATGCAGTAGAATCTACATGGTGTAAATTACAATACACCTTGCTTGTTGGCTTTGTCCTACACAGCCTTGGGAAATCACCTGGTTGCACAGGACTAAACTCTGAAGAATAAGGTTTATCTAGAAATACTGGTGAGGAACTGCTGGATCAGTGGTACCCAAATGCCTTCAGGTCCATTCCAATCCAGGACTGTTCCAATCAAGTGTTAAATTAGTTCACTAATCCTTAGCCATTAACTCATTCAATTAGTGAGCAAGAGTTGGGAACCACTGTGTCAGATACATTATTGCAGCTAGTTAAAATGTAACACATGATTTGCTGTTCTGGAATCTGAACTCCCAATAAAACATAACTGGAATTTTCCATAGCAGTAGCTAAAGGGACAGGGTGCTCTTCTGTGGGGCTATTTGGTGCAGAGCAAAACATCACATGAGACCTTATGCACTGTTTATGGATAGACATTTCTATATTCCTTAAAACTAGACAGAAATGATTTAATGTTGTACTTAATGCTTTGGGTCATTTGTAGGCTATACAGCATATACAGATAATGACTTTACCATTAGACAAAACTGAGATGTTATATTtgtagaaacaaaaaaacaactaagtTTCACCCTTTTTGTCAAAGTCCTGCACATCTGCAATTATATTAAATACAATCAGAAAGAAAACTTACGACTTACGCAAAATTACGAGCTTTCATGAAGTATTCTCACCTCTGGGCCTCTATCTGTTTCACTCTGACACCTGGGTTCTGTTAAGGCTGTGTGGAGATCTGCAGGAACCAAACACAGAAGACAGAGAAACATTCATCTAAAAATCATTCAATTTAACTAGCATCAGCTTGTCAGTAGAAGACCTATTATAATATAAACAATTGGTTAAATCCAAATTTAGCCCAGACCGTTAGACATGGTATTTCTGAATAACATGTCTGAATTTTCTATGAATGCTTACCTGGATTTTTGACAGCTATCAGGTTTTTGGAGATCATTGCATACAATACCCTGGAAAACGAAAACATAAAACAACACGTTGAGAAACGTTAGGGCACGATTGTTAAACAAGACATGCAATAAGCTTTGGACCTGAAAGCTGTGCCAAGTCAGTCATGTCTGTAATCTGAGGAGCAGTAACTCCTTGTGTCAGCTAGAGGGCTCCCTGAACCATTTGCAGTAAGTGGGCTCAATAGCATAAAGTATTTTGATCTTCGTGGCACTGTTTGGGAAACCAATTACAGACTTGCATTGGTACAGCGTTACACGTACCGTGGTTCTTTCA containing:
- the LOC117416320 gene encoding E3 ubiquitin-protein ligase Mdm2-like, giving the protein MAGWMSFHCHRNNLFLTGLKATILIFMYNLSGVSTERVIVDPHITAILGKKIELMCVVHVQDTLTQISWEKVHNGGTPTLAVFNPTYGISIPEEYRDKVSFKSPSVNDATLILEEVSFTDAGEYTCKVMSFPYGNTQAWTTVTVMGITMATSTENCLSNSLINTPVFMVKPKAQLLTLLRCGGAEKDIFTMKEVMFYLGQYIMDKELYDKKQQHIVHCSSDLLGDVLGVHSFSVKEPRVLYAMISKNLIAVKNPDLHTALTEPRCQSETDRGPEVSGCDSNEENGAACSPDTAGRRSQKSNESDNTSADDDNDEKEESGRRRKRHKSDSISLTFDDSLSWCVIGGLCREHGSSESSSDSPTNPDADIVSGSEDSDETWFSQDSDSDHFSVEFEVESVHSDTYSQNEEAQDLTDEDDEVYEATIFEAEDDDSFDEDTEISESDYWKCSKCDELNPPLPGLEPCLPQSSVEPCLPQSSVEPCLPQSSVEPCLPQSSVEPCLPQSSVEPFLPQSSVEPFLPQSSVEPCLPQSSVEPCLPQSSVEPCLPQSSVEPCLPQSSVEPCLPQSSVEPCLPQSSVEPCLPQSSVEPCLPQSSVEPCLPQSSVEPCLPQSSVEPCLPQSSVEPCIICQSRPKNGCIVHGRTGHLMACYTCAKNLKKRNMLCPVCRQPIQMVVLTYFS